One part of the Bacteroidales bacterium genome encodes these proteins:
- a CDS encoding glycoside hydrolase family 31 protein, with amino-acid sequence MTSILQTTLLTFLLIFVCKSAIAQPADIGPVIKWGKTEYGIKGSTSTAFFNIQIYDANTVRVRVSKQAKMDDFSYLLVDTVKPDPLPFSVTESSNTIKLATSVLTIQIEKSPLFRVTFSTPDSRIINEDVAGKGFGSTFNGKRTNLYKVLQEGERFVGLGEVLGNLDKRGTGYTLNNTDTYKYGDPRLPMYTNVPFYIGIHHDLVYGLFYHNTYKSFFNFGLSTPEFTSITADGGDIDYFLIYDSDIPGILKHYTRLTGRMPLPPIWSLGYHQSRCSYYPQENVEILAETFRKKKIPIDCIVLDADYLKDYEPFRINTDRFPDMKGLTTKLKKMGFEVTASVNPGIKRDSSYFAHWDGLKNDIFVKYQDGSLYTAEIAPSLNNFVDFTKPAARNWWANHMKFLPENGIHGYWNDMNEPAVGGSYLPDNLLFDFDGHKADALKSKNVYGMLMARSSFEAALLNGNGRRPFVLTRSGYAGVQRYAAVWTGDNTAKDEFLLGGTLLNTQMGLSGIPFVGDDIGGYIGPTSKELFTRWIQVGIFAPYARNHKEAYSLANEPWSYGEEAEGISREFIGFRYRLLPYLYSKFYETSTTGIPIARSLCINSPFDDKVYDPLYQYQFLCGDALLVVPVTSKESVKNLYLPEGEWFDIYNDEYISGPKELSVNTKLHQIPVYVRASSILPMQSLVQYTAQKPSDTLVIHIYSGKTKNQFCYYEDDGNTFEYKQGNFCRRTMDFDPGMKQLLISAQEGHFVSKFTHIKCVFHGFRDSIKTLTINGKPAKVSNSQESMINGLRYLQDTYDPQYLSSLRGETPMQAQVWTVFPFNGNAIRLGW; translated from the coding sequence ATGACTTCCATCCTCCAAACCACCCTACTTACCTTCCTGTTGATTTTTGTCTGCAAATCCGCAATAGCCCAACCAGCTGATATCGGCCCTGTTATTAAATGGGGAAAAACCGAATATGGAATTAAAGGTTCCACTTCAACAGCATTCTTTAATATTCAGATCTACGACGCCAATACAGTTAGGGTAAGAGTTTCGAAACAGGCAAAGATGGATGATTTCTCATACCTTCTGGTTGATACTGTGAAACCTGATCCGTTGCCCTTTTCAGTGACTGAATCTTCCAATACAATCAAACTGGCAACTTCAGTCCTGACCATTCAGATTGAGAAATCACCTCTTTTCAGAGTCACCTTCAGTACCCCTGACAGCAGGATTATAAACGAAGATGTGGCTGGAAAAGGTTTTGGAAGTACTTTTAACGGGAAAAGAACCAATCTTTATAAAGTGCTTCAGGAAGGGGAGCGATTTGTAGGATTAGGCGAAGTGTTGGGAAATCTCGATAAACGCGGTACCGGGTACACACTGAATAATACGGATACCTATAAATATGGCGATCCTCGCTTGCCCATGTATACCAATGTCCCTTTCTATATTGGAATACATCATGATTTGGTTTACGGACTATTTTATCATAATACATATAAATCTTTCTTCAATTTCGGACTTTCAACTCCTGAATTTACCTCTATAACTGCCGATGGAGGCGATATTGATTATTTCCTTATTTATGATTCAGATATTCCCGGTATTCTGAAACATTATACCCGGCTTACCGGCAGGATGCCACTTCCTCCCATCTGGAGCCTGGGATACCATCAGAGCCGCTGCAGTTATTATCCACAGGAAAATGTGGAAATATTGGCTGAGACTTTCAGGAAAAAGAAAATCCCAATCGACTGCATTGTGTTGGATGCCGATTACCTGAAAGATTATGAACCTTTCCGGATCAACACAGACCGATTTCCAGATATGAAAGGACTGACCACAAAGCTGAAAAAGATGGGCTTTGAAGTCACCGCCTCTGTAAATCCGGGTATCAAAAGGGATAGCAGCTACTTTGCACATTGGGATGGACTGAAGAATGACATTTTTGTGAAATACCAGGATGGCAGCCTCTATACTGCCGAAATTGCCCCTAGCCTGAACAACTTTGTTGATTTTACAAAACCTGCAGCCAGGAACTGGTGGGCAAACCATATGAAATTTCTCCCTGAGAATGGCATTCATGGTTACTGGAACGACATGAATGAGCCGGCTGTTGGAGGAAGTTACCTGCCCGATAATCTCCTCTTCGATTTCGACGGGCATAAAGCTGATGCCTTGAAATCAAAGAATGTTTATGGAATGCTGATGGCCCGCAGTTCCTTCGAAGCGGCTCTGTTAAATGGAAACGGAAGAAGGCCCTTTGTGCTTACCCGCTCTGGATATGCCGGAGTCCAACGATATGCTGCCGTTTGGACCGGTGATAATACCGCAAAAGATGAATTCCTCTTAGGTGGAACCCTCCTTAATACCCAGATGGGTTTATCAGGAATTCCATTCGTGGGCGACGATATCGGTGGATACATTGGTCCCACTTCAAAGGAATTATTCACCCGCTGGATCCAGGTGGGGATTTTCGCACCCTATGCAAGAAATCATAAAGAAGCCTACTCGCTTGCCAATGAACCCTGGAGCTACGGAGAAGAGGCAGAAGGAATTTCCAGGGAGTTTATTGGTTTCAGGTACAGGCTCCTGCCCTATCTCTATTCTAAATTCTATGAAACATCAACCACGGGGATCCCAATTGCCAGAAGTCTTTGCATCAATTCCCCCTTCGATGACAAAGTTTATGACCCATTGTATCAATACCAGTTCCTATGTGGGGATGCACTGCTGGTGGTGCCAGTAACATCTAAGGAATCTGTTAAGAATTTGTACTTACCTGAAGGTGAATGGTTCGACATTTACAATGATGAGTACATCAGCGGTCCAAAGGAACTTTCTGTTAATACCAAACTGCATCAGATTCCTGTCTATGTAAGGGCTTCATCCATCCTGCCAATGCAATCCCTTGTTCAATATACTGCTCAGAAACCTTCTGACACTCTCGTCATACACATCTACTCAGGCAAAACTAAGAACCAGTTCTGCTATTATGAAGATGATGGCAATACCTTTGAATACAAACAAGGTAACTTTTGCCGGAGAACCATGGATTTTGACCCGGGTATGAAACAATTGCTTATTTCTGCTCAGGAAGGCCATTTTGTCTCTAAGTTCACTCATATCAAATGTGTTTTCCATGGATTCCGGGATTCCATCAAAACCCTGACAATCAACGGAAAACCAGCAAAGGTTTCTAACAGCCAGGAGTCTATGATCAATGGCCTCCGATATTTGCAGGATACCTATGATCCGCAGTATCTTAGCAGTCTCAGGGGTGAAACACCAATGCAAGCTCAGGTCTGGACAGTATTCCCTTTCAATGGCAACGCTATCCGGCTGGGATGGTAA
- a CDS encoding family 43 glycosylhydrolase translates to MKQFILLLLMLALISSGYAQQKTYCNPVNIDYGYTPIPNFSEWGRHRATADPVIVTYKGDYYLFSTNQWGYWVSSDMLNWKFHSRKFLRPWNEGYDELCAPAVGVIGDTMIVFGSTYLSNFTIWMSTNPKANDWRPLVDSFAIGGWDPAFFTDFDGRFYMYNGSSNRFPLYGVELNRKTMQPNTTRKETYLLEPWKYGWQRFGENMDDTFLDPFIEGAWMTRHKDKYYLQYGAPGTEFSGYADGVVVGDSPLGPFTPQSMPFSYKPGGFARGAGHGATFQDSWENYWHVSTIAISVKNNFERRIGIWPAGFDNDGVMYCNTAFGDYPTYLPDGKTDHLQPRFTGWMLLNYNKPVTVSSTLGAYAPNLAVDESIKTYWSAASGNKDEWFISDLGSISTVNAIQINYADQDADILGKSIGLFHQYQVFESVDGKKWKLLVDKSQNKTDVPHDYIELPTPIETRFLKMVNIHMPTGKFALSGFRVFGLGKGTKPAPVQDFIVLRTEKDKRSAWLKWKPVDNAYAYNIYMGTTPYKLYNCIMVHGSNEYWLKTMDKDIPYFFTIESVNENGVSDRIPVKLIP, encoded by the coding sequence ATGAAACAGTTCATTCTTCTTCTTCTGATGCTTGCCTTAATCAGCAGTGGATATGCACAGCAGAAAACGTATTGCAACCCGGTAAATATCGATTACGGGTACACTCCTATTCCCAACTTCAGTGAATGGGGCCGCCATCGTGCGACTGCCGACCCGGTGATTGTTACTTACAAAGGCGATTACTACCTTTTCTCCACGAACCAATGGGGCTATTGGGTTAGCAGCGATATGCTGAACTGGAAGTTTCATTCAAGAAAGTTTCTTCGCCCCTGGAATGAAGGGTATGATGAACTATGTGCCCCGGCTGTCGGGGTGATCGGTGATACCATGATAGTTTTTGGCTCCACCTACCTCAGCAATTTCACCATCTGGATGAGTACAAATCCCAAAGCCAATGATTGGCGCCCTCTTGTGGATTCATTTGCAATTGGTGGCTGGGACCCGGCATTTTTCACTGATTTCGATGGCAGGTTTTATATGTATAATGGAAGTAGCAACCGCTTCCCGCTTTATGGGGTGGAACTCAACAGAAAAACCATGCAACCCAATACTACCCGCAAGGAAACCTACCTGCTGGAACCATGGAAATATGGCTGGCAACGCTTCGGAGAAAATATGGATGACACTTTCCTCGATCCGTTTATTGAAGGGGCATGGATGACACGCCACAAAGACAAATACTACCTTCAATACGGGGCACCAGGCACTGAGTTCAGCGGTTATGCTGATGGTGTAGTTGTCGGGGATTCTCCTCTGGGTCCTTTCACTCCTCAATCCATGCCTTTCAGCTACAAACCGGGCGGATTTGCCAGAGGGGCCGGACATGGAGCCACTTTCCAGGATTCATGGGAAAACTACTGGCATGTTTCTACAATTGCCATTTCGGTAAAGAACAATTTTGAACGACGCATCGGAATCTGGCCTGCCGGATTCGATAACGATGGGGTAATGTATTGCAATACAGCTTTTGGTGATTACCCAACCTACTTGCCGGATGGGAAAACCGATCATCTGCAACCACGTTTTACCGGTTGGATGCTTTTAAACTATAACAAACCGGTTACTGTTTCTTCAACTTTAGGCGCATATGCCCCTAACCTGGCTGTAGATGAAAGCATTAAAACTTACTGGAGTGCGGCTTCAGGTAATAAGGATGAATGGTTTATTTCTGACCTCGGCAGCATCAGTACGGTGAATGCAATTCAAATCAACTACGCGGATCAGGATGCAGATATTCTCGGAAAATCAATCGGCTTATTCCATCAGTACCAGGTCTTTGAATCAGTGGATGGAAAGAAATGGAAACTACTTGTCGATAAAAGCCAGAATAAAACTGATGTCCCCCATGACTATATCGAGCTCCCAACACCAATTGAAACCCGATTCCTGAAAATGGTAAATATCCATATGCCCACCGGTAAGTTCGCTTTAAGTGGTTTCAGGGTATTCGGATTAGGTAAGGGAACAAAACCTGCACCGGTTCAGGATTTCATAGTCCTCCGCACCGAAAAAGACAAGCGTTCTGCCTGGCTGAAATGGAAACCGGTTGATAATGCTTATGCCTACAACATCTATATGGGCACCACACCATACAAGCTCTATAACTGCATTATGGTTCATGGTTCAAATGAATACTGGTTAAAGACCATGGATAAAGATATTCCATACTTTTTCACCATAGAATCGGTGAATGAAAATGGGGTTAGTGATCGTATACCGGTTAAATTGATTCCCTAA
- a CDS encoding G-D-S-L family lipolytic protein, whose translation MRGSFLFLVLFISLQAALTAQTVVSPYAADILQFRQSDSLIPPPANPILFIGSSSFTMWKDVNDYFPDKPIINRAYGGSCLTDLIRDYPITVLPYKPKQIVIYCGENDFAREDTLLPEDILERFSRLFSILRINLPETKITFVSMKPSPSRWHLREKYLEGNRLIRKYIRKQDNADYIDVWSKMLNDKKEPKPEIFLEDQLHMNPQGYLIWKKAIYRHLIK comes from the coding sequence ATGCGAGGCTCTTTTCTCTTTCTGGTCCTCTTTATCAGCCTCCAGGCCGCATTAACGGCTCAGACAGTTGTTTCTCCCTATGCAGCAGATATTCTGCAATTCAGACAGTCTGACAGCCTCATACCACCTCCTGCCAACCCTATCCTTTTCATTGGAAGTTCATCTTTCACCATGTGGAAGGATGTAAACGACTATTTCCCCGATAAACCCATAATAAATCGGGCATATGGTGGATCCTGCCTTACCGATCTGATCAGGGACTATCCAATTACAGTCTTACCTTATAAGCCAAAGCAAATCGTAATCTATTGCGGGGAAAATGATTTTGCCCGGGAGGACACCTTACTACCCGAAGATATTTTAGAACGATTTTCTCGCCTTTTCAGCATTTTGCGCATAAATCTTCCCGAAACAAAGATTACCTTTGTTTCAATGAAACCCAGTCCCAGCCGCTGGCACCTCAGGGAGAAATACCTTGAAGGCAACAGGCTGATCCGAAAATACATCAGAAAGCAGGATAATGCCGACTATATTGATGTCTGGAGTAAGATGCTGAATGATAAGAAGGAACCAAAACCGGAAATATTCCTTGAAGATCAGTTGCATATGAATCCGCAAGGTTACCTGATCTGGAAAAAAGCTATTTATCGCCACTTAATAAAATAA
- a CDS encoding glycoside hydrolase family 3 C-terminal domain-containing protein, with translation MKTSPQIPWFILILFLSSIPFAGNTQSNSIDRRVDSVLRLMTLDEKIGQMNQYSGFWEATGPITEEGNKLEQVRNGKIGSLINVTGTDHTRQIQQIALESRLGIPLLFGQDIIHGYRTIFPIPLGEAASWDLDAIELSARIAAIEASAAGVHWTFAPMVDIARDPRWGRVMEGAGEDPYLGSLIAERRVKGFQGKGLGNTDALMACAKHFAAYGAAEGGRDYNSVDMSLRQLHEIYLRPFEAAAKAGVATFMNSFNDINGIPATGNSYIQRDVLKGKWKFEGFIVSDWGSVGEMIAHGYAKDDAQAAQLAVLAGSDMDMESRCYTKSLKTLVESGQVDPTFIDDAVKRILKKKFEMGLFDNPFRFCDETREKQQWNNPENLKIGRDVAKKSIVLLKNENNLLPLDTKKKTIAMIGPLVKAVRENLGFWSYSWPDDTARIVTQWQGVSNRAGKGVKMLYAPGCEISDTSRTGFEEAIKIAMQSDIVILGVGEAGNMSGEAKSRSDISLPGVQEELIKAIYATGKPMIVMISAGRPLVFNWTADHAHAILYTWWLGTEAGNAIADVLFGDYNPSGKLPMSFPRTVGQIPYYYNHFNTGRPAKNENDLNYVAAYTDLPNSPKFPFGYGLSYTTFTYGEPQLNKTSISMNENLEIKVSLTNSGKYQGTETVQLYIRDLYGSVVRPVKQLVGFQQVTLKSKESREIVFQLSSEDLKFYNDKLEYLAEPGEFEVFVGGSSSTTLKKNFILTQN, from the coding sequence ATGAAAACATCTCCGCAGATACCCTGGTTCATCCTGATCCTTTTCTTATCCAGTATTCCATTCGCAGGAAATACCCAATCCAACTCCATCGACCGTCGTGTAGATTCCGTCCTGCGCCTTATGACCCTGGATGAAAAAATCGGCCAGATGAATCAGTATTCCGGTTTTTGGGAAGCAACAGGCCCTATCACTGAGGAAGGCAACAAACTGGAACAAGTGAGAAACGGGAAGATTGGGTCATTGATTAATGTTACCGGAACTGATCATACCCGCCAGATACAGCAGATAGCCCTGGAATCGCGATTAGGTATTCCTCTTCTGTTCGGACAGGATATCATACATGGTTATCGTACCATTTTTCCCATTCCACTGGGTGAAGCAGCAAGCTGGGACCTGGACGCAATAGAACTATCAGCACGAATTGCCGCTATTGAAGCTTCAGCGGCCGGTGTACACTGGACTTTCGCCCCAATGGTGGATATAGCCCGCGATCCACGATGGGGTCGTGTTATGGAGGGTGCCGGGGAAGATCCATACCTGGGTTCATTAATTGCTGAACGAAGGGTAAAAGGGTTCCAGGGAAAAGGCCTTGGTAATACCGATGCACTAATGGCCTGTGCCAAACACTTTGCTGCCTATGGTGCTGCCGAGGGAGGACGGGATTATAATAGTGTGGATATGAGCCTTCGTCAACTGCACGAAATCTACCTTCGTCCTTTTGAAGCCGCCGCCAAAGCAGGGGTTGCCACTTTTATGAATTCTTTTAACGACATTAACGGAATACCCGCCACTGGTAATAGTTACATTCAAAGAGATGTATTAAAAGGAAAATGGAAATTCGAAGGTTTTATCGTGAGTGACTGGGGATCAGTAGGTGAAATGATTGCTCATGGCTATGCTAAAGATGATGCACAGGCTGCACAACTCGCCGTGTTAGCAGGTTCTGACATGGATATGGAAAGCAGGTGCTATACTAAATCACTGAAAACACTGGTTGAAAGTGGCCAGGTTGACCCCACTTTTATTGATGATGCTGTTAAGCGTATCCTGAAGAAGAAATTTGAAATGGGACTCTTCGATAATCCTTTCCGTTTTTGCGATGAAACTCGTGAAAAGCAACAATGGAACAACCCCGAAAACCTTAAAATAGGCAGGGATGTCGCTAAAAAAAGCATCGTCCTGCTGAAAAATGAAAACAACCTCCTGCCTCTTGATACGAAGAAAAAGACCATTGCTATGATTGGCCCCCTGGTGAAGGCTGTCCGCGAAAACCTGGGATTCTGGTCCTATTCCTGGCCTGACGATACAGCGCGCATCGTAACCCAATGGCAGGGTGTCAGCAACAGAGCCGGCAAAGGGGTAAAAATGTTGTATGCCCCTGGTTGTGAAATCAGTGATACCTCCAGAACAGGCTTCGAAGAAGCAATAAAGATTGCTATGCAGTCAGATATCGTGATCCTGGGAGTTGGAGAAGCCGGAAATATGAGTGGTGAAGCCAAAAGCCGGAGTGATATCAGTCTGCCTGGGGTTCAGGAAGAACTTATCAAAGCCATTTATGCTACCGGAAAACCAATGATCGTTATGATCAGTGCAGGACGTCCCCTTGTTTTCAACTGGACTGCCGATCATGCCCATGCCATCCTCTACACATGGTGGTTGGGAACAGAGGCCGGTAATGCCATTGCTGATGTACTGTTTGGTGATTATAATCCCTCCGGAAAGCTCCCCATGTCATTTCCAAGAACTGTTGGGCAGATTCCCTATTACTACAATCATTTCAATACAGGCAGGCCCGCAAAAAATGAAAATGACCTTAATTATGTCGCTGCTTATACGGACCTTCCTAATAGTCCGAAATTTCCCTTTGGATATGGGTTAAGCTATACGACCTTCACCTATGGAGAACCCCAGCTGAACAAAACCAGCATATCCATGAATGAAAACCTCGAAATCAAAGTTTCATTAACCAACTCTGGGAAATATCAAGGTACGGAAACCGTTCAGCTTTATATTCGTGACCTATATGGTTCGGTAGTCCGCCCGGTAAAACAGCTGGTGGGATTTCAACAGGTAACCCTGAAAAGTAAGGAAAGCAGGGAAATTGTTTTCCAGCTCAGCAGCGAGGACCTGAAGTTCTATAACGACAAATTGGAATACCTTGCCGAACCCGGAGAATTCGAGGTTTTTGTTGGAGGAAGTTCCAGCACTACTTTAAAGAAAAACTTTATCTTGACGCAGAACTAA
- the bglX gene encoding beta-glucosidase BglX, with translation MKNKLFAFTIAFLAFSLVAFSQKGPASQDLKMKKFVDELMKKMTLEEKLGQLNLPGSGDIVTGQTASSDIGKKIKEGKVGGLFNIKSVEKIRDVQKVAVEQSRLKIPLIFGMDVIHGYQTAFPIPLGLASSWDMELIKQSARIAAIEATADGICWTFSPMVDIARDPRWGRVAEGAGEDAYLGSHVAKAFVEGYQGDDLTKNNTMMACVKHFALYGAAEAGRDYNTTDMSRIRMYNEYLPPYKAAVDAGAGSVMSSFNEIDGIPASANRWLMTSLLRDEWGFNGFVVTDYTAINEMIDHGMGDLQQVSALALNAGIDMDMVGEGLLTTLEKSMKEGKVTEKDIDIACRRILEAKYKLGLFDDPYKYCDVNRVKTDVFTPENLLAARNTAAQTFVLLKNEKQTLPLKKKGKIALIGPLADNKENMPGTWSVAANFEQSISVLAGMKAAAGDKADIIYARGANIVDDLKYDERISVFGKPTKVDNRTSIELIREALDAASKADVIVAVMGEAAEMSGESSSRSEISLPANQQELLKSLLSTGKPVVLVLFAGRPMTITWEQDNMPAILNVWFGGTEAGNAIADVLFGDVNPSGKLPATFPKNVGQIPLYYNHKNTGRPLAEGQWFQKFRSNYLDVDNEPLYPFGFGLSYTSFTYGDLALSSLNLAGNQSLEASITVTNSGKFDGAEVVQLYIRDMVGTVTRPVKELKGFQKVFLKAGESKTVKFNITTEDLKFYNYDLKYDWEPGEFEIMIGGNSRDVKKLKVNWTK, from the coding sequence ATGAAGAACAAATTATTCGCATTCACCATTGCCTTCCTGGCGTTCAGCTTAGTCGCATTTTCACAAAAAGGTCCTGCCAGTCAGGATCTCAAGATGAAGAAATTTGTGGATGAACTCATGAAGAAAATGACCCTTGAAGAAAAGCTGGGACAATTAAACCTTCCCGGATCAGGAGATATTGTAACAGGACAAACCGCCAGTTCCGACATTGGAAAGAAGATCAAGGAGGGTAAAGTCGGTGGCCTTTTCAACATTAAATCCGTTGAAAAAATTCGCGACGTACAGAAAGTTGCTGTTGAACAAAGCCGGTTGAAGATACCGCTCATTTTTGGAATGGATGTAATTCATGGTTACCAGACAGCCTTCCCTATTCCACTCGGACTTGCCAGCAGCTGGGATATGGAGCTCATAAAACAAAGTGCCAGGATAGCAGCGATCGAAGCTACTGCGGATGGCATTTGCTGGACCTTCTCCCCTATGGTTGATATTGCCCGTGACCCACGCTGGGGAAGAGTTGCTGAAGGTGCCGGTGAAGATGCCTACCTGGGTTCACATGTGGCAAAAGCTTTTGTTGAAGGATACCAGGGTGATGATCTTACGAAGAACAATACCATGATGGCCTGTGTGAAGCATTTTGCTCTTTATGGTGCCGCTGAAGCCGGAAGGGATTACAATACTACTGATATGAGCAGGATCAGGATGTACAACGAATACCTTCCTCCTTATAAAGCTGCTGTGGATGCAGGAGCCGGTAGTGTAATGAGTTCTTTTAATGAAATCGACGGGATTCCTGCCTCTGCCAACCGCTGGCTTATGACAAGCCTCCTTCGCGATGAGTGGGGATTCAATGGTTTTGTTGTCACCGATTACACCGCTATCAACGAAATGATTGACCATGGTATGGGTGACCTCCAGCAAGTATCAGCCCTGGCTTTAAATGCAGGTATTGATATGGATATGGTAGGTGAAGGATTGCTCACCACTCTGGAGAAATCGATGAAAGAAGGCAAAGTGACTGAAAAAGATATTGACATTGCCTGCAGGAGAATACTTGAAGCCAAATATAAGCTGGGCCTTTTCGATGATCCTTATAAGTATTGCGATGTAAACAGGGTAAAGACTGATGTATTCACCCCTGAAAACCTTCTGGCAGCAAGAAACACAGCAGCCCAGACCTTTGTACTGCTGAAAAATGAAAAACAAACCCTTCCATTGAAGAAAAAAGGGAAAATTGCACTCATTGGCCCCCTTGCTGATAATAAGGAAAATATGCCCGGCACCTGGAGTGTGGCAGCCAATTTTGAACAATCGATATCAGTACTAGCAGGCATGAAAGCCGCAGCTGGCGATAAAGCTGATATCATCTATGCCAGGGGTGCCAATATTGTGGATGACCTTAAATATGATGAACGAATCAGCGTTTTTGGCAAACCGACCAAAGTTGACAACCGTACCAGCATTGAATTAATCCGGGAAGCTCTTGATGCCGCTTCAAAAGCAGATGTGATAGTAGCAGTAATGGGTGAAGCTGCAGAAATGAGTGGAGAAAGCTCCAGCCGTTCTGAAATCTCCCTCCCTGCCAATCAGCAGGAACTACTGAAATCATTACTTTCAACCGGGAAGCCTGTGGTGCTGGTATTATTCGCCGGCAGGCCCATGACCATCACCTGGGAACAGGACAATATGCCTGCTATCCTGAATGTTTGGTTCGGTGGAACAGAAGCAGGTAATGCCATCGCTGATGTACTTTTTGGAGATGTGAACCCTTCAGGAAAACTGCCCGCCACATTCCCGAAAAATGTTGGACAGATTCCTTTATATTACAATCATAAGAACACCGGACGCCCATTGGCAGAAGGACAATGGTTCCAGAAATTCCGTTCCAACTACCTGGATGTTGATAATGAACCACTTTACCCCTTTGGTTTTGGCTTGAGTTATACCAGCTTCACCTATGGCGACCTTGCATTAAGCAGCCTGAATCTGGCTGGAAACCAATCGTTGGAAGCAAGTATTACAGTCACCAATTCCGGCAAATTCGATGGCGCTGAAGTGGTACAGCTCTATATAAGGGATATGGTAGGAACTGTTACCCGCCCCGTAAAAGAATTAAAGGGTTTCCAGAAGGTATTCCTTAAAGCAGGCGAATCGAAGACTGTAAAATTTAACATCACTACCGAAGACCTGAAATTCTACAACTACGACCTTAAGTACGACTGGGAACCAGGTGAATTTGAGATCATGATTGGAGGAAATTCAAGAGATGTGAAAAAATTAAAAGTGAATTGGACAAAATAA